A window from Bdellovibrionales bacterium encodes these proteins:
- a CDS encoding AgmX/PglI C-terminal domain-containing protein, with translation MAKNKWFIPSLIIAGLFFMSLSWFMSSRLENQSAGLKVLARIAYNSGEVYVLHKNMTEKETLKKSASLYYLDTVETGPNGDATFEMDGGYRLRVLDNALITLDQEGEKAILILKRGDVQVEAMGRDKTVMISKNGQRMSLSEYESQLRKENAAAGFPEMAPVVADNSPAPSAGDSLSSDYIQDTLKRQIPAFDKCYKQLLQRTPGVVGQVVMTFTIERSGKIVSADVTTSTINNADFKRCLSEALRRVEFKSFRGDPITSTFPLGFE, from the coding sequence ATGGCGAAGAACAAGTGGTTCATACCTTCTCTCATTATTGCTGGTCTGTTTTTCATGAGCCTCTCTTGGTTCATGTCCTCCCGTCTTGAGAACCAGTCTGCTGGTCTTAAAGTTCTCGCCCGCATCGCCTACAACTCCGGCGAAGTCTATGTTCTCCATAAAAATATGACTGAGAAAGAGACTCTGAAAAAGAGCGCGTCTTTGTATTACCTCGACACCGTTGAAACGGGACCGAATGGTGACGCGACTTTCGAAATGGATGGCGGCTACCGTCTGCGTGTCCTCGACAATGCGCTCATCACTCTGGATCAAGAGGGCGAGAAAGCCATCCTGATTTTAAAACGCGGTGATGTGCAAGTCGAAGCTATGGGCCGCGACAAGACCGTGATGATTTCCAAGAACGGCCAACGCATGAGTCTGAGCGAATACGAAAGCCAGCTGCGAAAGGAAAATGCGGCGGCAGGCTTTCCAGAAATGGCTCCAGTTGTGGCAGATAACTCGCCGGCACCCTCTGCCGGGGATAGCTTGAGCTCGGACTACATCCAAGACACGTTGAAACGACAGATTCCGGCGTTTGATAAATGCTACAAGCAGCTTTTGCAGCGCACTCCGGGAGTTGTCGGTCAGGTCGTTATGACCTTCACGATTGAAAGAAGTGGTAAGATCGTCAGCGCGGACGTGACGACCTCAACAATTAACAATGCCGATTTTAAACGTTGCCTGAGTGAGGCTCTTCGCCGCGTAGAATTTAAATCATTCCGCGGCGATCCCATTACCAGCACATTCCCGCTGGGCTTTGAATAA
- a CDS encoding chemotaxis protein translates to MVAIFLKDCPDAAKIYTENILALIEFHQGVLKAREAEAHATASIGNQVALFVILFGLCSGLAIGFVIARNITRAISAVAKDLSLGSEQVAQASTQIAESSQSLSGAATEQASSLEETVATMEELTSMVRMNTENGKQAAALAVSTRDIAVKGEIEIKTLINSIHSISEDSKKIEEITTVIDDIAFQTNLLALNAAVEAARAGEQGKGFAVVADAVRSLAQRSSVAAKDIAELIKNSVAKIEVGSQQANQGGVVFAEIVDSVKKVADLNNEIATASEEQSNGIGQIGKAMNQMDQTTQQNAAAAEQTAAAAEELSAQSENLRNNVAILEQVVYGANGSPVAKTAPAAKVIQMPASRAAKDRKLKATGTDGF, encoded by the coding sequence ATGGTTGCGATCTTTCTGAAAGACTGTCCTGACGCCGCCAAAATTTATACTGAGAACATCCTGGCTTTGATCGAATTCCATCAAGGCGTTTTAAAGGCCCGTGAAGCGGAGGCTCATGCGACGGCGTCGATTGGCAATCAAGTGGCGCTCTTCGTGATTCTTTTCGGCCTGTGCTCGGGGCTGGCAATTGGCTTTGTGATTGCCCGTAATATCACTCGTGCGATCAGCGCCGTGGCGAAAGATCTTTCACTGGGTTCTGAGCAAGTGGCTCAGGCATCAACCCAAATCGCCGAATCCTCACAGAGTCTTTCGGGCGCGGCCACTGAGCAGGCGTCTTCATTAGAGGAAACAGTTGCAACAATGGAAGAACTCACATCGATGGTTCGTATGAATACCGAGAACGGCAAGCAGGCGGCGGCCCTTGCTGTCAGCACACGCGATATCGCAGTGAAGGGCGAGATTGAAATTAAGACGCTCATCAACTCCATTCATAGTATTTCAGAAGATTCTAAGAAGATCGAAGAGATCACGACGGTCATTGATGATATCGCCTTCCAAACGAATTTGCTGGCGCTAAATGCCGCGGTCGAAGCCGCGCGCGCCGGCGAACAAGGCAAGGGCTTCGCCGTTGTGGCCGACGCCGTGAGAAGCCTCGCTCAGCGTAGTTCTGTAGCGGCGAAAGATATTGCCGAGCTCATCAAAAACAGTGTCGCGAAAATCGAAGTGGGCAGCCAACAAGCGAACCAAGGCGGCGTCGTGTTTGCCGAGATCGTTGATTCTGTCAAGAAGGTTGCGGACTTGAATAATGAGATCGCAACAGCCAGCGAAGAGCAAAGCAATGGCATCGGTCAGATCGGTAAAGCGATGAATCAGATGGATCAGACGACTCAGCAGAATGCGGCCGCAGCAGAACAAACAGCCGCGGCGGCGGAAGAGCTTTCAGCGCAATCGGAAAATCTTCGCAACAACGTCGCGATTTTAGAACAAGTGGTGTATGGCGCGAACGGCAGCCCGGTTGCGAAAACGGCTCCTGCGGCAAAGGTTATTCAGATGCCGGCCTCACGAGCTGCGAAAGATCGCAAGCTCAAAGCGACAGGCACTGACGGGTTTTAA
- a CDS encoding DNA polymerase III subunit delta' produces the protein MARLLDQVFGHKDVIAKLLGTFASDRPGQTFLFVGPSGIGKKKIALGLAQALLCENSRSACGSCGSCLRVAAGAHESLKVIASEGPQIKIEESREVIEFLNLQGITKRRVIVIDQAQSLNLQAANSLLKTLEEPPPETYFFLIAPTNAGVLSTIRSRSRTVSFKPLSPAEISRGAPGAPEWAVRASQGSFEKLAQLQEGPEQEIRNEALSLLQQFLEDKEFLTDNSWRDSFKERARSQRILSYWISFLRDVLYFQEDQKKQIMNVDQGEFLKTLASRPREKVLDLLDKSLVTEKEIFANRDVQLLMEEFWIGQQSAEA, from the coding sequence GTGGCTCGTCTCTTAGACCAAGTGTTTGGTCACAAAGATGTGATTGCCAAGCTTCTCGGGACTTTCGCCAGCGATAGACCCGGGCAGACCTTTCTCTTTGTTGGCCCGAGCGGCATCGGTAAAAAGAAGATTGCTCTGGGGCTTGCACAGGCGCTTTTGTGCGAAAATTCCCGTTCGGCTTGCGGCAGTTGCGGCTCATGCTTGCGTGTCGCAGCCGGTGCCCATGAATCTTTGAAAGTCATTGCTTCGGAAGGCCCACAGATCAAGATCGAAGAAAGCCGCGAGGTTATCGAGTTCTTGAACCTGCAAGGGATCACCAAGCGCCGCGTGATCGTCATTGATCAAGCGCAGAGCTTGAATCTGCAAGCGGCGAATTCGTTGTTAAAAACTCTCGAGGAGCCACCTCCTGAAACTTATTTCTTTTTGATTGCGCCGACGAATGCGGGCGTTCTTTCGACGATCCGTTCGCGCTCTCGCACGGTGAGCTTTAAGCCCTTGTCGCCAGCGGAAATTTCCCGCGGGGCCCCGGGTGCTCCGGAGTGGGCTGTGCGTGCGAGCCAAGGCAGTTTTGAAAAGCTCGCGCAATTGCAAGAAGGTCCCGAGCAGGAAATCCGCAACGAGGCTCTATCCCTTTTGCAGCAGTTCCTCGAGGATAAAGAATTTCTGACTGATAATAGCTGGCGCGATTCGTTCAAAGAGCGGGCGCGTTCACAACGAATTCTTTCTTACTGGATTTCGTTCTTGCGAGATGTTTTGTACTTTCAGGAAGATCAGAAAAAGCAAATTATGAATGTAGACCAGGGCGAGTTTTTGAAAACTCTGGCGAGCCGTCCACGTGAGAAAGTTTTGGACCTTTTAGACAAATCTCTCGTGACTGAAAAAGAGATCTTCGCCAATCGCGATGTCCAATTGCTGATGGAAGAGTTCTGGATCGGTCAACAATCTGCGGAGGCCTAA
- a CDS encoding tRNA pseudouridine(65) synthase TruC, whose protein sequence is MSLELLYQDEHFIAVDKPSGFHVHPHEDRRNKVPREKICLYIARDMMGQHVYPVHRLDAGTSGVLLFALSSDSAREISKLFAEKALKKTYHAVTRGYVPEGGDIELPLELDSTGDLVEAKTTYKRMATVEFPVSVAKRFPTSRYSLVEAKPVTGRWHQLRRHFNRISHPLIGDADHGDCRQNRFFRNELGVPGLCLKAQTLELRHPWTGEAVKIEARSCEKWEKIYSLFNYAEQSPVL, encoded by the coding sequence GTGAGCCTCGAACTTCTTTATCAAGATGAACACTTTATCGCCGTGGATAAGCCCTCGGGATTTCATGTTCATCCTCATGAAGACCGCCGCAATAAAGTGCCGCGTGAAAAGATTTGTCTCTACATCGCTCGCGATATGATGGGTCAGCACGTGTATCCGGTGCATCGCTTAGATGCCGGTACCAGCGGCGTATTGCTCTTTGCGCTGTCATCGGATTCGGCACGGGAGATCAGTAAGCTTTTTGCTGAAAAAGCTCTTAAGAAAACTTATCACGCAGTGACCCGCGGCTATGTGCCTGAAGGTGGGGATATTGAGTTACCACTGGAACTTGATTCCACCGGCGATCTGGTCGAGGCGAAGACTACTTACAAACGTATGGCTACCGTGGAGTTTCCGGTGAGTGTGGCGAAGCGCTTTCCGACTTCGCGTTACTCGCTGGTTGAAGCAAAACCTGTGACCGGCCGCTGGCATCAGTTGCGCCGTCACTTCAATCGCATTTCGCACCCGTTAATCGGTGACGCCGATCACGGAGACTGCCGTCAGAACCGTTTTTTCCGCAATGAATTGGGCGTTCCGGGTTTGTGTTTGAAAGCGCAAACTCTTGAGCTCCGTCATCCATGGACGGGCGAAGCCGTCAAAATTGAAGCGCGCTCGTGTGAAAAGTGGGAAAAGATTTACAGTCTTTTTAATTACGCGGAACAATCACCAGTTCTTTAA
- a CDS encoding galactokinase, whose translation MKIHIKSPTRVDLAGGTLDLWPLYLFVGGASTVNVAIDIYTHAIIESLDNGRVMLDSKDLNLQKDYKSLSEALADTDPRMILLQTQLRYWQPKQGFKLTTQSDSPVGGGLGGSSSLTISIMKAFAQFTGRSFKDSHEMVHTAHNIEAEILNALTGTQDYYPAVSGGLNILKYNYDGITQEVLPIENSPLAQHFLLVYTGKTHHSGMNNFEVMKGAVAKDPRTVQALKDIRVIADKTEKVVRESRWSDLPDLFRQEFEARVRLAPAFTSPEIEKLNELSLQNGAHAVKICGAGGGGCVLVWTPENKKEGVASACQKAGFQVLATRPVNPLQ comes from the coding sequence GTGAAAATTCATATTAAATCCCCAACGCGTGTTGATCTTGCGGGCGGGACGCTAGATCTATGGCCTTTGTATCTCTTTGTTGGCGGTGCGAGCACCGTGAATGTGGCCATTGATATTTACACCCACGCCATCATTGAGTCGTTGGATAACGGTCGCGTGATGTTGGATTCAAAAGATCTGAATTTACAAAAAGACTATAAGAGTTTGAGCGAAGCCCTCGCCGATACAGATCCACGCATGATCTTGTTGCAAACACAATTGCGTTACTGGCAGCCAAAGCAGGGTTTTAAACTCACGACTCAATCCGATAGCCCGGTGGGCGGCGGACTTGGTGGTAGTTCCAGCTTAACGATTTCAATTATGAAGGCGTTTGCGCAGTTCACGGGCCGCAGTTTTAAAGACAGCCACGAGATGGTCCATACGGCTCACAATATTGAAGCAGAAATTCTCAATGCGCTGACGGGAACACAAGATTACTATCCGGCGGTGAGTGGTGGTTTGAATATTTTGAAATATAATTACGACGGCATTACTCAAGAAGTGTTGCCTATCGAAAACTCTCCGCTCGCTCAACACTTTTTGTTGGTTTACACCGGCAAAACCCATCACTCCGGAATGAATAACTTTGAAGTGATGAAGGGAGCTGTTGCCAAAGATCCTCGAACCGTTCAAGCTCTGAAAGATATCCGTGTTATTGCGGACAAAACGGAGAAAGTCGTTCGTGAGTCCCGCTGGAGCGATCTGCCGGATTTATTCCGTCAAGAGTTCGAAGCCCGCGTGAGATTAGCGCCGGCGTTCACCAGCCCCGAAATCGAAAAGTTGAATGAGCTTTCTTTGCAGAACGGGGCTCATGCTGTTAAAATTTGTGGAGCCGGGGGCGGAGGCTGTGTCCTAGTTTGGACCCCTGAAAACAAGAAAGAAGGAGTAGCGAGCGCATGCCAAAAAGCCGGGTTTCAAGTACTCGCAACTCGTCCCGTGAACCCTCTCCAGTAG
- the tmk gene encoding dTMP kinase encodes MAFLVFEGLDGSGKSSLMRALEAELSKKGISFHRTREPGGTPLGDEVRNMILRKQEGTVPVPRAELLLYEVSRAQHVDEVIKPKLAEGVWVLSDRFSASSVAFQAAGRAIREEDVVMLNTFATGGLKADLTVLLDLTVAESRQRQAQRTSQTGEAADRIESEKDSFHQLVRDSFLKQAKEDPTGWLVLDARSSTEEMLKILLQTLKEKKWLVS; translated from the coding sequence ATGGCATTTCTTGTATTTGAAGGCCTTGATGGCTCTGGAAAAAGTTCACTAATGCGGGCCTTGGAAGCGGAGCTTTCCAAGAAAGGCATTTCATTTCACCGGACTCGTGAACCCGGTGGCACTCCTTTGGGCGATGAAGTCCGAAATATGATTTTACGCAAACAAGAGGGCACGGTTCCAGTTCCACGCGCGGAGCTGCTTTTGTACGAAGTCAGCCGCGCTCAACATGTCGATGAAGTCATCAAACCAAAACTTGCTGAAGGTGTTTGGGTTCTCAGCGATCGCTTTTCTGCAAGCTCCGTGGCGTTTCAGGCTGCGGGTCGCGCGATTCGTGAAGAAGATGTCGTGATGCTCAACACTTTTGCGACGGGTGGCCTCAAAGCCGATTTGACGGTACTATTAGATCTGACGGTGGCGGAGTCTCGTCAGCGCCAAGCGCAGCGAACTTCGCAAACAGGCGAAGCAGCCGATCGCATTGAATCTGAAAAAGACTCTTTCCATCAGCTCGTACGTGATTCTTTCCTGAAACAGGCGAAAGAAGATCCGACAGGCTGGTTGGTGCTCGATGCGCGCTCTTCAACGGAAGAAATGCTTAAAATCCTTTTGCAAACTTTGAAGGAGAAAAAGTGGCTCGTCTCTTAG
- the secG gene encoding preprotein translocase subunit SecG has translation MTTFIAIMHVLVALILIGLVLIQDSKGGGALGMGGGGGSNSVLGATGASTLAAKMTRIAAIIFALTSIGLSVLSSQQSKSILDKLPAASAAPTAPATAPVNAAPVENAAPATSAPAAPAAPAEAPANPAK, from the coding sequence ATGACTACTTTCATTGCGATTATGCACGTTCTTGTAGCACTTATTCTTATTGGCTTGGTTTTGATCCAAGACTCTAAAGGCGGCGGCGCACTCGGTATGGGTGGTGGCGGCGGATCTAACTCCGTTTTGGGCGCAACTGGTGCTAGCACTTTGGCAGCTAAAATGACTCGCATCGCAGCGATCATCTTCGCTCTGACTTCGATCGGTTTGTCTGTTCTTTCTTCTCAGCAATCTAAGTCCATCTTGGACAAATTGCCTGCAGCGTCTGCAGCTCCTACAGCTCCAGCGACTGCACCGGTTAACGCAGCTCCTGTTGAAAATGCAGCACCTGCGACTTCTGCACCAGCGGCTCCTGCTGCGCCTGCTGAAGCTCCGGCAAATCCTGCAAAATAA
- a CDS encoding TatD family hydrolase, translated as MDLHAHLNMLEEGPVEALRIAREAGVVKVATIGTEPKDLPLVLELAEKNYPDVFCTLGIHPHEGQIYTPEIGAFIEANVAKPWVIAVGEIGLDYYYEHSPHEEQKQAFRAQLEIAARTGMPVQIHTRDADEDTIEIMKEFKGRVKGIIHCFTGTQWLADQALDLGYNISISGVVTFKNADSLRAIVKSLPLDRIHVETDAPFLAPVPMRGKKNTPAFVVHTAKFVADLKGITVEELAKVTRENALKMFPKIQW; from the coding sequence ATGGATTTACACGCACATCTGAATATGCTTGAAGAAGGACCCGTCGAGGCCCTGCGTATCGCCCGCGAAGCCGGAGTTGTGAAAGTTGCAACCATTGGCACTGAACCGAAGGATTTGCCTCTGGTTTTGGAACTGGCTGAAAAGAATTATCCGGATGTGTTCTGTACTCTCGGCATTCACCCGCATGAAGGCCAGATTTATACTCCTGAAATCGGCGCCTTCATCGAAGCCAATGTCGCTAAACCGTGGGTGATCGCTGTGGGCGAGATCGGGCTTGATTACTATTACGAGCATTCTCCGCATGAAGAGCAAAAACAGGCCTTCCGCGCCCAGCTTGAGATTGCGGCCCGCACCGGAATGCCGGTGCAAATCCATACTCGCGATGCCGACGAAGACACGATCGAGATCATGAAAGAATTCAAAGGCCGCGTGAAGGGGATTATCCACTGCTTTACTGGAACACAGTGGCTGGCGGATCAGGCTCTGGATTTGGGCTATAATATCTCGATCAGCGGGGTTGTGACCTTTAAAAACGCCGATAGCCTGCGCGCCATTGTGAAGTCTTTACCATTAGACCGTATTCATGTTGAAACCGATGCCCCTTTCTTGGCGCCTGTGCCGATGCGTGGTAAGAAGAACACGCCGGCTTTCGTGGTTCACACTGCGAAATTCGTGGCAGATCTGAAAGGCATTACCGTCGAGGAGCTTGCCAAAGTGACCCGCGAAAATGCCCTCAAGATGTTCCCAAAAATCCAATGGTAG
- a CDS encoding DUF429 domain-containing protein, which produces MPKSRVSSTRNSSREPSPVGDVIRFVGLSLGGGKADKACMAILEYYPKHHKVFLAKIFERIRTEDNISADLKIHEILEQYDGMIHTLAVDTPWKVPYCMSCKLKCPGYEACGEDHIKWMWEYNKEHTAKKRPKKLFTPYTQRAVELHLATELEEPFQMSNAMGANAAPLLARASFILRRLNVPAIEVYPKLSVWRIGLSLHVLKSHLRSHKHAAVGEDSRRGILKELGEHNIAFVYDQDRRLMIENNHAFEAFICAITAFLEYKGQTESRPKGFPKTEDWIAFPKERINWKF; this is translated from the coding sequence ATGCCAAAAAGCCGGGTTTCAAGTACTCGCAACTCGTCCCGTGAACCCTCTCCAGTAGGAGATGTGATCCGCTTTGTCGGTCTGTCTCTGGGCGGCGGCAAAGCGGACAAAGCATGCATGGCGATTTTGGAGTATTATCCAAAACACCATAAGGTCTTCCTTGCTAAAATCTTTGAGCGCATCCGTACCGAAGATAATATTTCTGCTGATCTGAAAATCCACGAAATCCTCGAGCAATATGATGGCATGATTCACACCCTGGCGGTCGATACGCCGTGGAAAGTGCCTTATTGCATGAGCTGCAAATTGAAATGCCCAGGTTACGAAGCCTGCGGCGAAGACCACATCAAGTGGATGTGGGAATACAATAAAGAGCACACCGCAAAGAAACGTCCGAAAAAACTTTTTACTCCGTACACTCAGCGTGCGGTGGAATTGCACTTAGCAACCGAGTTGGAAGAGCCTTTCCAAATGTCAAACGCGATGGGCGCCAACGCCGCTCCGCTATTGGCGCGTGCTTCGTTTATTTTACGCCGCTTGAATGTTCCTGCGATTGAAGTTTATCCGAAGCTCTCGGTCTGGCGCATTGGCTTGTCACTGCATGTTTTGAAATCGCACCTGCGTTCACACAAACATGCTGCAGTCGGAGAAGACAGCCGTCGTGGAATTCTCAAAGAACTCGGCGAGCACAATATCGCTTTCGTTTACGATCAAGATCGTCGTCTGATGATTGAAAACAATCACGCCTTTGAAGCCTTCATCTGCGCGATAACGGCCTTCTTGGAGTACAAAGGCCAGACGGAATCACGCCCGAAGGGCTTTCCGAAAACCGAAGACTGGATTGCTTTTCCTAAAGAGCGCATCAACTGGAAGTTCTAA
- a CDS encoding trypsin-like serine protease gives MKLLARSRSLLVVSAFAALAVGCSNNTSSNAINTSGAPSIIGGTEVAEGSTLHKSIVGIYNVTEHALCTGSLLENNIVLTAAHCIGANAQDHIIIFAADLEAVFKSQDRNFVLSKVRRGVKTVVNPNWGKKQKGAGAQAWGDTALIKFQGDVPAGFEPATLLADNSVLTEGSTITVAGYGVNSDKLIEIDKATYPNFKEKQAKGEVFCEQSEDGKTEKCYEEQLDGSGILRTTELVVAGNYNDTEIAFDQRNGKASCEGDSGGPAYVKTNQGYQLFGVTSRGTRGCNGYVLYSEITSPKLMTWLAQAKVEVSQVPAVQDQNTVAKATK, from the coding sequence ATGAAACTACTAGCACGTTCTCGTTCTCTCCTTGTTGTTTCTGCTTTCGCGGCTTTGGCTGTAGGTTGCTCTAACAATACATCTTCTAACGCAATCAACACATCAGGCGCTCCTTCAATCATTGGCGGTACCGAAGTTGCTGAAGGCTCTACTCTCCATAAGAGCATCGTTGGTATCTACAACGTAACTGAACACGCTCTTTGCACGGGTTCTTTGCTTGAAAACAACATCGTTTTGACGGCAGCTCATTGCATCGGTGCAAACGCACAAGACCACATCATTATCTTTGCTGCGGACCTAGAAGCTGTTTTCAAAAGCCAAGATAGAAACTTCGTTCTTTCTAAAGTTCGTCGCGGTGTTAAAACTGTTGTGAACCCTAACTGGGGCAAAAAACAAAAAGGTGCTGGCGCTCAAGCATGGGGCGACACTGCTTTGATCAAGTTCCAAGGCGATGTACCAGCTGGTTTCGAGCCTGCAACTCTGTTGGCTGACAACAGCGTCTTGACTGAAGGTTCAACAATCACTGTTGCTGGTTACGGCGTGAACAGCGATAAATTGATCGAAATCGACAAAGCGACTTATCCTAACTTCAAAGAAAAACAAGCGAAGGGCGAAGTTTTCTGTGAGCAGTCTGAAGATGGCAAAACTGAAAAATGCTACGAAGAGCAATTGGATGGTTCTGGTATCTTGAGAACAACTGAATTGGTTGTTGCTGGTAACTACAATGATACAGAAATCGCTTTTGACCAACGCAATGGCAAAGCTTCTTGCGAAGGTGACTCTGGCGGTCCTGCTTACGTAAAAACAAACCAAGGCTACCAGCTCTTCGGTGTTACTAGCCGCGGAACTCGTGGTTGCAACGGTTACGTATTGTACTCTGAAATCACTTCTCCGAAATTGATGACTTGGTTGGCTCAAGCTAAAGTTGAAGTTTCTCAAGTTCCTGCAGTACAAGATCAAAATACTGTTGCTAAAGCTACCAAGTAG
- a CDS encoding DUF4340 domain-containing protein: MKKTTWFAVFVAVLVGATYYFEFYQANREENKKADAARIVAFPVDQINQIEVQNKTGKILLKRDTEGWRLEEPVKDWADNQFTEDFVNGLVSEKSIDTIAAEGETNWPVYGLDKEYSKVIFTNQAGQSVLVDVSSKKNFEGNSFLRRGSENQVLVATSQWALRANKTPMDFRDKRFFRGKIGSVEEIKIKSQKDDFTLVNKDNKWINEKNPKLKLDQNKVREILTSLNEIHATEFLDKAPSAPALAKISLKLKDKSWSGEIRQGLDKTFYGVTSEPVFNLKLEAGQVDKFTNMTLMSLRDRKEPFDFQNLMVRKIEINTTLKKMALVKAGDKWTMEGNEKANIDQNAVRAFITRFSDTGVTEYLDKKEQTSFKNPQNKIILKGDDQKVLFDVEWGPEISKKALVGEKKLILAKTSLFDDVFGLDPTVIEAWGLMGLLPVEQTKDKAQKETP, translated from the coding sequence ATGAAGAAAACGACCTGGTTCGCAGTTTTTGTTGCTGTCCTCGTAGGGGCTACTTACTATTTTGAGTTCTATCAAGCCAACCGCGAAGAAAACAAGAAAGCGGACGCGGCCAGGATCGTGGCCTTTCCGGTTGATCAAATCAATCAGATCGAAGTGCAAAATAAAACCGGAAAGATTCTTCTCAAGCGAGATACTGAGGGCTGGCGTCTCGAAGAGCCAGTTAAGGACTGGGCCGACAATCAATTCACTGAAGACTTCGTTAACGGCCTGGTTAGCGAAAAGAGCATCGACACCATTGCCGCTGAAGGTGAAACCAACTGGCCTGTCTATGGCCTTGATAAAGAATATTCAAAAGTGATCTTTACGAACCAGGCCGGGCAGTCAGTGCTGGTGGATGTCTCTAGTAAAAAGAACTTCGAAGGTAATAGCTTCTTAAGACGTGGGTCCGAGAATCAGGTCCTTGTGGCGACGTCGCAGTGGGCACTGCGGGCGAATAAAACACCGATGGATTTCCGCGATAAGCGTTTCTTCCGTGGCAAGATCGGCAGTGTCGAAGAAATTAAAATCAAATCTCAGAAAGATGATTTTACGCTCGTTAACAAGGATAACAAATGGATCAACGAGAAAAATCCAAAGCTGAAGTTGGATCAAAACAAAGTGCGTGAGATTTTGACTTCGCTGAATGAAATTCATGCGACGGAGTTTTTGGATAAAGCGCCGTCGGCACCGGCTCTGGCTAAAATCAGCTTGAAACTGAAAGATAAATCATGGAGCGGCGAAATCAGACAGGGCCTGGATAAGACTTTCTATGGTGTTACTTCTGAGCCGGTGTTTAACTTGAAGCTCGAAGCGGGGCAGGTGGATAAATTCACCAACATGACCTTGATGAGCCTTCGTGATCGCAAAGAGCCATTTGATTTCCAAAACCTGATGGTTCGTAAAATCGAAATCAATACGACGCTCAAGAAAATGGCATTGGTTAAGGCTGGCGACAAATGGACGATGGAAGGTAATGAAAAAGCGAACATCGATCAAAATGCGGTTCGCGCATTTATCACTCGTTTCAGCGACACGGGAGTCACCGAGTACCTAGATAAGAAAGAGCAGACATCATTTAAGAATCCTCAGAACAAGATTATTCTAAAAGGCGATGATCAAAAAGTTCTCTTCGACGTTGAATGGGGCCCCGAGATTAGCAAAAAAGCCCTCGTTGGAGAAAAGAAGCTAATTTTAGCAAAAACGAGCTTGTTCGACGACGTTTTTGGTCTGGATCCGACGGTGATCGAAGCTTGGGGCTTGATGGGACTCCTGCCGGTAGAGCAGACTAAGGATAAAGCACAAAAGGAAACTCCGTGA